A single Tenacibaculum sp. Bg11-29 DNA region contains:
- the ctlX gene encoding citrulline utilization hydrolase CtlX — MQQTTNTILMVRPASFRMNEQTAVNNYYQQELSGMLPVTVNAKAQQEFDAFVVKLKAKGIEVIIINDTKEPDTPDALFPNNWISFHENGDVAIYPMFAENRRLEKREDVLEALEEKGFEIKNVIDYSKAEEEGFFLEGTGSMILDRANRKAYCALSPRAEEELFIEFCEDFEYTPIIFIANQTVNEKREAIYHTNVMMCIAETFAIVCLEAIDDKKEKKELIKQLKNDNKEVIAITEKQVVQFAGNMLQVKGREEQRFLIMSSSAYNSLTKDQLQKIKKHNQIIHSSLETIETCGGGSARCMMAEVFLKKK; from the coding sequence ATGCAACAAACTACCAATACTATTTTAATGGTTCGTCCAGCTAGTTTTAGAATGAACGAACAAACAGCTGTAAATAATTATTATCAGCAAGAATTATCAGGTATGTTACCTGTTACAGTTAATGCAAAAGCACAGCAAGAGTTTGATGCGTTTGTAGTTAAATTAAAAGCTAAGGGAATAGAGGTTATCATTATTAATGATACCAAAGAACCAGATACACCAGATGCGTTGTTTCCTAATAACTGGATTTCTTTTCATGAGAATGGCGATGTAGCTATTTATCCTATGTTTGCAGAAAATAGACGTTTAGAGAAACGTGAAGATGTATTAGAAGCTTTAGAAGAAAAAGGCTTTGAAATAAAGAATGTAATAGATTATTCTAAAGCAGAGGAGGAAGGTTTTTTCTTAGAAGGTACTGGAAGTATGATTTTAGATCGTGCAAATAGAAAAGCTTATTGCGCTTTATCTCCTAGAGCAGAGGAAGAATTATTTATTGAGTTTTGTGAAGATTTTGAGTATACCCCAATAATTTTTATTGCTAACCAGACTGTAAATGAAAAAAGAGAAGCAATTTATCATACCAATGTAATGATGTGTATTGCAGAAACCTTTGCAATTGTTTGTTTAGAGGCAATAGATGATAAAAAAGAGAAGAAAGAGTTAATAAAACAATTAAAAAATGATAATAAAGAGGTTATCGCTATTACTGAAAAGCAAGTAGTACAGTTTGCTGGAAATATGCTACAAGTAAAAGGAAGAGAGGAGCAACGTTTTTTAATTATGAGCTCATCAGCGTATAATTCATTAACAAAAGACCAACTACAAAAAATAAAAAAACACAATCAAATTATTCATTCATCACTAGAGACTATTGAAACTTGTGGTGGCGGAAGTGCGCGTTGTATGATGGCTGAGGTATTTTTGAAAAAAAAATAA
- a CDS encoding NAD(P)/FAD-dependent oxidoreductase has translation MLDYIIIGGAQAGLSMAYHLKKMDKDFLVLDGEKEIGASWLNRWDSLKLFTPTEYNHLPGLKFDAPKGHYPTKFEVSDYFKTYVEKNSIPVQLNTLVTSVRKTEKGFHVTYKEGEVEAKNVIIATGPFHIPYTPPCHTKISEGILQMHSNYYKSAAQLKEGDALVVGGGDSGYQILNEISKDTSRKVYFSGDTTVKSLPQQFLGKTLWWWFTIIGFLSYSKYSWIGKKISSFSQPVIGTDVKEILSRKNVICVGRTKDALNNDITFEKSKVSSIKNIIWSTGYRPNFKWIEGLELDENSYPKNYRGVSNIEGLYFIGLPWMFTRGSATLGGVSKDASYLADIISKK, from the coding sequence ATGTTAGATTATATAATAATTGGAGGAGCACAAGCAGGATTATCTATGGCTTACCATTTAAAAAAGATGGATAAGGACTTTTTAGTTCTAGATGGAGAAAAAGAAATTGGAGCTTCTTGGTTAAATCGATGGGATTCTTTAAAGCTATTCACACCAACAGAGTATAATCATTTACCAGGTTTAAAGTTTGATGCTCCAAAAGGACATTATCCAACTAAATTTGAAGTTAGTGATTATTTTAAAACGTATGTGGAAAAAAACAGTATTCCTGTGCAGTTAAATACCTTAGTTACATCGGTACGTAAAACAGAAAAAGGTTTTCATGTAACTTACAAAGAGGGGGAGGTTGAAGCCAAAAATGTAATTATTGCTACAGGTCCTTTTCATATTCCATATACACCTCCTTGTCATACTAAAATATCAGAGGGTATACTTCAAATGCATAGTAATTACTATAAAAGTGCTGCCCAACTAAAAGAAGGTGATGCATTGGTTGTAGGAGGCGGAGATTCTGGATATCAAATTTTAAATGAAATATCTAAAGATACTTCTAGAAAAGTTTATTTTTCTGGAGATACTACTGTTAAATCATTACCTCAGCAATTTTTAGGTAAAACATTATGGTGGTGGTTTACAATAATAGGGTTTTTAAGTTATAGTAAATATAGTTGGATAGGAAAAAAAATTAGTTCTTTTTCACAGCCAGTTATTGGAACTGATGTTAAAGAAATTCTTTCTAGAAAAAATGTGATTTGTGTAGGTAGAACAAAAGATGCATTAAATAATGACATTACATTTGAGAAGAGTAAAGTATCTTCAATAAAAAATATTATTTGGTCAACAGGGTACCGCCCAAATTTTAAATGGATTGAAGGTTTAGAATTAGATGAAAATAGCTATCCTAAAAACTACAGAGGTGTAAGTAATATTGAAGGTTTATATTTTATTGGTTTACCATGGATGTTTACTAGAGGCTCTGCAACCTTGGGTGGCGTATCTAAAGATGCCAGCTATTTAGCAGATATAATAAGTAAGAAATAA